The genomic stretch TCCAGGAGGCCGAACTTGGTCTTGTGCTTGTCGAAGAGCTTCACCAGGGCCTCCATGTACATGGTGTGGTACAGGTCGATGTCTTGCTGGGTTGGGTGCTCCAGCTTGGGGATGGTGATGGGCTCTCCCACTGCAGGGACAAGGAAGAGGCTTCTGGTTAGTCAACACCCTTCCCCTGGGCATCCACCATGATGCTGAAGTCGGTGACGCTGGGCTGTGGGCCCGCCATGTGGTAGGAACTGTGCCAAATGCTTTATGTGCTGCATCTCTGGTTGTCCCCTATTACAGATGAAAAGACTGAGGCCCAGGGGCATGTGAAGGGACCCACCCGAGGCCACACAGGTGCTAAGCTGCAGATGGGTTCAAGACTGGTTGAACCCACTGCATTCTTCTAGGAGGGTCTATGAGAGTCAGGGGATCAAGTAAACATCTTTGCTTTTGCTCTGCTCTGGGCAAGCCATTCctgcctctctaagcctcagtttcctcatctgtcacatGGGGATTCTTCCTCATAGGGCTTTTCTAAGGATTCTGTGAGGAATGTGACATGCTTTAAAAagtgtaggccaggcgtggtggctcacacctgtaatcccagcactgtgggaggcaaagacccgcagattgcttgagctcatgagttcaagaccagcctgggtaacatggtgaaaatcgtctctaccaaaaaaaaaaaaatacaaaaaattggctgggtgtggtggtgtacgcctgtagtcccagctactcaggaggctgaggtgggaggatcgcttgagacggggaggcggaggttacagtgagccgagattgcgccactgcactccagcctggatgacagaatgagaccctgtcttaaaaataaaaaaataaaaaaataaaaagtgtggttaagggcaggagaggagagagaagaccAGCATTTATGATCTGTGCgttactttattttcttatccTGCTGCATCTCCATACCCAATCCATTCCTATGTCCTGCCAATGCTATTTCCGAAATTTTCCCAAATCATGCACATCTCTTCCATCTCCACTGCTACTCCCTTGGCCCAAGCCACTGGCTACCAAAACAGCCTCTGGGCTGGTCTCGTGGCTTCCACTTTTCTAACCCATCTTCCATCCAGCAGCTCCAAGgatcatttttaaatgcaaatctgAACTTCTCCTCCCAAACACTGTCTGGTAGCTCTCCATTCTCAAAGTGAAGAGCAAATTCCTTCACATTACCCACAGgacccagcccctccccagccacacCTGTGCATGGAAATGTTCCTGCTGCCTCCCTGTTGCTTTATCTCTACCTAAAAGTACAAGGCAGGACACCTGGCCTAGGAACGCAAAGGATCCCCTGTGTGAGCTTTGGCCCTTTGAGTCTGCTGCCAAGGGCCCATGTGCTCCTGTGGGATCCAttaacatgcacacacacacctacaatAGGTAATTCTTCAGAATCCTCTAAACAGTCCCAAATACACCCAAAACAACACAGACGAGGGCCAAGTGCAACCAGTGTTTTCCACTCTTCTGACAGGTCTATGCTGCAGTcatattaatgtttttctttctgttcttcaaaaaaactacacaatcTTGCTTCTGAACTTCACGTAGGCTATTGTTTCTGATACAAAAATCTCTTCCTCCTCTATTTTGCTAGATAATTCCTACCAGTTAGCAGTGCAAGAGTTACCTCCTCCCTGGGGTCCGCTATGACTCCCTAGAGCACCTGTGCATCCTCATCACATTCCCCCACTAGTCTTTGCTGTAATAGTCTTCCCTGATAGACTAGTGGGTACTACAAACCCAGAGACTGCAGGTTTTCTTTCCTCACCTATCACAGAGCTTGGTTCATCACATAGGCTCAATTCCCCGACTCCTACTGCTACCCCTCTTGACCAGTATCAGCACCCAACACTTCAAAGTCCTCATGGCTAAGGGCATGGCCATCAGAGCCAGATGGCCTGCACTGCAATCCCGTCTCTACTGCTGATTAGCTGTATGGCACCCTGTGTTCAGGACAGCCCTTGGTCTGCAGGCTAGGAGCTTACCAACAGTGGTAATGGGCTTGGAGTAGGGCACCAGCCCCCAGGtgttggaggagaagaggcctcGACCATGGAAGATGCATGGGGCGAAACCAATGTATTTCTGGAACTTCTTCTGGACCCATCGGCCCCAGGAGCCCTCCTCAAAGATCACCTGCTTGTACACTTCATTCTCTCCAAAGGAGTAGATGGGAACCAGGTCGGCTCTGGAAGGGAGAGGCCAGGGTCTGTCATACCCTACTTACTGGCTTCAGTCTATGTCAGCCTAGAGGCCCTGGACACTGGCCAAgtgtccccctcccccaactgGGTGTACCAGAATCACCTGGGTGTCCCAAGTTCACATGACCCCTCTCTACCAGGTTCTGATGGGCCTTCTGCCCCATTGCTAATGACTGGGGAGCATATCAGAGCTCTGGGTCCCCCAGGCAAAGGGAAGGCTGAGCGCCCTGCTCTGGAATGCCTGTTTTCCACTTCTTCCTGCAGGGCCTGCCTCTGCCAGGAAGTTCTCCCGGTCCCCCCACCAACCCAGGCCTCTCTTAGCCCTGGACTCACCATTGTTTCACAGTCTCAGCACATTGTGTTGTCACTGTccgtccctccaccctcccccaccgTTGGTgctccctgaaggcagggacGGGGTCCAATATGAATGTGTCCCCAGGGGCTGGCCGAGGGCTGAGCCTGCAGGGCAGCCTCTTCTTCCAAAGCCTGAGGTAAGGTCCCCAGGGGACAGAGAAAACAGCTGCTGTCCCCCAGCCACATTCCACACCACCCTCCTTCCTGACCTCCTGGTCTCCCAGCAAAATGATATATTCTGGCCCCAGGTGGTCCAGTCCTGCATATAAGCCTGGACTCTCAGCCCATCTGCAAGGGCCCACAGGCTACAGGTTGCATCTGTGCCCACCCAGACACACATGGGCAAACTTGGCCCACACTGTGCAGTCTGGGCTCCAACATCCCCTCCCTAACAGAATGACTGATTCCCTTCCATGCCTTCCTGGGGTCTGGGTCCTGTCTTCAGGGTCCAAGGAGTCTGCTGCCTTGGGCTGAGGGGCactggaggggtgtgtgtgtgtgtgtgtgtgtagggaggcACTCACCCATGACGCAGGGCCAGTTTCACAAAGCCCTTGCGGTTCCGCAGGGTGACTGCATTCTTGCCAGGCATGGAGCTCAGAGACTCAGCCGCACCCCCCACCACGATGATGATAGCATTGCCACTCCCATTCTTTGAAAGCAAATAGTCTATGGTGTCCCGGCTGACAGGGCAGATACCTGAGGGGAGGAAAGGACGCAACAGTCAGGGTTGCCCATGGAtccactccccatccccagcaCACAGTCAGGTATAAAACATAAAGAACCCTGGACTTGGGCCCCAGACCTAGCCCAGCCCCTTTGGAGTTGTCTGGTTCTGTGTAAGCTATTcatttttctgagcctcagtttcctcatctgtaaaatgcagctaATGATACAAAGTTTTGGGAACTCATGCATTTGGCAAACATTCCCTGGGCCCTAATTCTGCCAAGTTGGTGCGAGGTGTTGGGGATCCCAATGCATCAGTCTGGTGGGAGGTCTCAGGCAGGTGGACAATTAGAGTGCCATGGACAACAATCAGGTTGTACAGAAGGCAACACAAGGGCTGGGGGTCTCCAGAAAAGGGGGTCAAAGAAGGCCTTCTAGGGAAGATGTTATCCAAGTTGAATTCTGAAGACCATATGGACAGCTCTCCTCCTCAGCCCTGACCCACCATGTCTGAAGCAGGTTGCATCTCCCAATGCAGGCCCAGCACCAAGGAATGGTGTGTTGGCTCCCTGTGTCACCCTGCCTGATGGAGAGGCTCAGGCCTTGACAACAGTGCCCAGCAGGAGCAGAGGGGGTGGATTCTCACCTCCAGACATCAGGTACTCCCTCAACACAGGCATTCGGAAGTTGCCTGCCAGCGTAGCCAGGTAAGGCCGTATGCCTGGGAACTTCTTGCTCACTTCTGTGGCCTCTGTGCTGAAGTTGCAGAAGGCACCCAGGCCCATGATACCATGGGGGTGGTATCCAAAGATATAGTTCCTGGTGGTCAGCAGGTTGTGTGTCTTCACCAGCTGCAAGGATGACCTTGGGTCAGAGGAAACTGGCTGGGAGAGGGATACCAGGGCATACCCAGAGGGTAGGGAGGGATTGGATATGTTATTTCCCCTGGGCCTCCATGGGCCTGAGGGCTGCAATGAATctccacacctgacctcagaCTCTCATCCCCAGGGCCACAGTGCTGGTGTTGGGCAGTCACCATTTGCACTGTGGGTCTCTGGGAAGGGGTGGGCAATGTTTGCCCTTGTTCCTCTCAGTCCCCAGCCATGCACATAGCAGCTCTTCTTCTTTGCATTCTGCCAgcctcctgccttccctccctctggGCCCATCCTCTTCACCACAGCCAGAGTGACTATTCTAAAAGTCAAATCCAACCCTTGTCACTCTCAGACTGGAGAGGGTGTCTGGCTTCATGTGAGTAAAGTCCAAGTTCCTGAGTTTGACAACCGGGGCCTtggctgcaagctctgcccccacTGTCAGTCTCTCGAAACTGTGAGCTCCTTGGAGGTAGGGTTTACTTGGCCCTGTGCTCTGTGGGCTCCTCCACAGCTCACAGAATGAGACGGGCAGCCCACCTCCTACTCCCCTGGCCTGGAAAAGGGACACTGCAGCTGGCCCAAATGGAAACTTTCCCACAGCTCAGTTCAGGTTCTAAGGCAGGAAGGACAAGACAGGACAAGCGACAGCCCTGTGCCAGCCAGCCTGGGGTAGAGGTTATTGTAAGGCTGCAGCAGCTGAGGACCTGACCTGTGGTATTAAGGACATTGGGATCCTCCAAATGATGATTGGCTTCCTCAGGGCCCACCCCCTGCCCTGGGGCTGGTGCTTGAAGGGATGGGTGATGCAGTGTCCCTAAACCCTGAGCCATGAGAGGCAGAGCCTGTGACACCTACCCTGTGTTACAAGGAATGTGATGGGGGTGGAGGAGGCTGAGAGTGACAATGAGTAAGGGTATTCTGCTCATAAAAACATCACTTTTATTctgattagaaaaataatagggccaggcatggtggctcatgcctgttatcccaacactttgggaggccaaggtgggaggattgcttcagctcaggggtttgagaccagcctgggcaacatggtgaaacccttatCTCTacacaaatacagaaattaactgggcatggtggcatgcacctgtggtcccagctactcagggaggctgaggtggaaagatggctgaagcccaggaggcagaggctgcagtaaaccaagattgcgccactgcagtcaagcctgagtgacagagtgagaagaaaggaaagaaggaaaggaagaaaggagagaagggagaggagaggagaggagaggagaggagaggagaggagaggagaggggaggggaggggaagggaggggaagggagggaggggaagggaggggaggggagaggagaggagaggagaggggagggaaaagaaaagaaagaaacttctagagagttttaaaaatataggaaagcaaaaagaaaaaaaatccataatattTCCATCCAGATAAAACAATCTGATGCATTGAGTCCTTTTTCTACTCAAAAATATACATGCTCTTTTTCAAAACCCACAAAATTGAGGTTATATGGGTTATATAcgcatttttatatcattttctacCAAACATACAGCTATCTGTCCTTATCAAAATCCCTCAGTTCCATGTCTTCTCGTGGCTGCATTTGTATTCTACAGCACAGCTCTCCTGCATGTAACAGCACCGACTCAAACCCTGATTGACGGACATTTTAAAAGCTTCCAAAATTTCCCGCTTAGAAGTAATGCTTCAATAAATACCTTATCTTTGTCCACATACCTGACTGCTTTTGTGAAACAAACTTCTAGAAATACAATTCCTGGAGAACAAGGAATGAACACGTTGGTCTTTTTGGCTGCCCTGCCTCAAAAGAGGTGACATCAATGACACTCCCACCTGAGTGCTGCAAAGTGCCCCTTCCCTGCACTGGTGCCAGCTAGAAGCAGAGTCACTGGCCACCAGCAGAATGTCAAGAGCCCAGGTTTTCTGTGACTCTAGATTTGGGAGCCTTCTGGCAGAGTTGAAGGACTTGTGTGCAGCTCTGGGGGAGAGGGTGCTGGTGGCTGGCCTTGGAAAATTGAAATGCAAATCTTCAGGTGACAGAGGGGATGGAAAAGGGTGGCTGGCACCATTCCCAGCTCTGACGCTGCCAGTCTGTGCAAATGTGAGCAAGACTCCCTCACTCTCATCCCCACTGCTTGGGGCACTGATGCTCTTTCTCCCGCTTTGCCCTTGGCAAACAGATTAAAGTtgctcaaaaaccaaacaaactctCAGCTACTCCCCAAATCAATGGGAAACAGCAACAGTCTAATCCATGGCTAGTGGGGCTCGGGGCAGCGAGCAGATCTCAAAATCTTGTTTACATGAGCTCTGTAAGATTGCTGTTCCAATGTTTTGCCTAACAAGCAGGTCTGCCCACCAAGTTAGCTCTCAGTGAAGCTGGAATTAAAAAGCTCCTTGTGCTAGTTTCGATGAAAAAGGCAGGCAGGCATTGAGGGAATTGCTGGGGCAGCCAATACCGGGCGGGAAACTTGGAAACTTACTCCTGAGCTGATGGCCAGGACTGGGATAGTTACCCTGGCAGGTGACCATCACACCATGCAGCATCTTTTTGTCCCCTTCCTATGGCTCCCCCTACCTTCCCATTGGGCCCTGATAACCAGGAACCCACAGCACTGCATGGGCTGGCAGAGCCCTGAAAGG from Nomascus leucogenys isolate Asia chromosome 15, Asia_NLE_v1, whole genome shotgun sequence encodes the following:
- the DGAT2 gene encoding diacylglycerol O-acyltransferase 2, yielding MKTLIAAYSGVLRGERQAEADRSQRSHGGPALSREGSGRWGTGSSILSALQDLFSVTWLNRSKVEKQLQVISVLQWVLSFLVLGVACSAILMYIFCTDCWLIAVLYFTWLVFDWNTPKKGGRRSQWVRNWAVWRYFRDYFPIQLVKTHNLLTTRNYIFGYHPHGIMGLGAFCNFSTEATEVSKKFPGIRPYLATLAGNFRMPVLREYLMSGGICPVSRDTIDYLLSKNGSGNAIIIVVGGAAESLSSMPGKNAVTLRNRKGFVKLALRHGADLVPIYSFGENEVYKQVIFEEGSWGRWVQKKFQKYIGFAPCIFHGRGLFSSNTWGLVPYSKPITTVVGEPITIPKLEHPTQQDIDLYHTMYMEALVKLFDKHKTKFGLLETEVLEVN